A genomic window from Yarrowia lipolytica chromosome 1D, complete sequence includes:
- a CDS encoding uncharacterized protein (Compare to YALI0D18128g, no similarity) codes for MPSHVTCGPVVFNMKDSYIPPRLPTEILLKILDLLELGDLIAYSDTCQTFRADLQSIDTPYVRNRVQKRVPWMQVAQAGSDLKSWKDAARLVLGRADSMMRVRNGKWSVFVHADFSHHGPYHKTVYLDPVDLNGPLPNDFEPLFDMSQFKLPCPISTHIEGSLLHFNKRQFNLKTFVSSAAPMEEPQEPKPKKRKVGRPVLKPPPQPVEPPFERTFTCPSGLKVSTGHENSTIRCLGENERVVWLWELRPDPRQRKQRLNPLRMQYLIDKPSCGRTPDGSTLLFDRNDDSTMLVPHESDFDNVLLSGNAGLIGFTREQAASSDVMIMYYDPDPQNRFVRQIVSVVNSQTRDMEVLAYEGILYIYKGDVLTPLWADLEFHPTGNRISEPLFAKLGFEDLRSDDYVHKNGPMKVTKVASGVRPEMLAMNLVQRRVEEVGGGRLRRLKLHFSNDGRFAASHLSGGRIVADIGTGTTYIVKDEGDEDGNQNFIFVGRTKDNNKPVFYRWKRDFGLGFLANLEKIQRKDRTSFYLMPNPDTTTDLSLPVRADLPAPVPLMRFSPGTAAFSRVMLGMDPNPPPPPPPPKPPVIPEHTVQDQKALERDRQLQGGETTLMGDWLDARDKFETHDESLATIEARKEADLALLNKRKSKIKLYRFERPRWRI; via the coding sequence ATGCCTTCACACGTCACGTGTGGACCTGTCGTCTTCAACATGAAAGATTCGTATATTCCGCCACGGCTGCCGACGGAAATCCTGCTGAAGATTCTCGATCTGCTCGAGCTCGGCGACCTCATAGCCTACAGTGATACCTGCCAGACGTTTCGGGCGGATTTGCAGTCCATAGATACCCCATATGTGCGGAACCGGGTTCAGAAACGCGTTCCGTGGATGCAAGTGGCGCAGGCGGGCTCTGATTTGAAGTCGTGGAAGGATGCGGCAAGATTGGTGCTCGGCAGGGCAGATTCCATGATGCGGGTGCGAAACGGCAAGTGGTCTGTCTTTGTGCACGCGGACTTTTCGCACCATGGCCCTTACCACAAGACGGTGTATCTGGATCCCGTGGACTTGAACGGGCCTCTTCCTAACGATTTCGAGCCGCTATTCGACATGTCTCAGTTCAAGCTTCCCTGTCCGATTAGCACTCACATCGAGGGCTCTCTACTTCACTTCAACAAGCGGCAgttcaacctcaagacGTTTGTGAGCAGTGCTGCGCCCATGGAGGAGCCGCAGGAGCCGAAGCCAAAGAAACGCAAGGTGGGGCGTCCAGTTCTGAAACCGCCTCCTCAGCCGGTGGAGCCTCCGTTCGAACGGACCTTCACCTGTCCGAGCGGCCTAAAGGTGTCCACGGGCCACGAGAACTCGACGATCCGGTGTCTGGGCGAAAATGAGCGCGTGGTGTGGCTGTGGGAGCTTCGGCCGGATCCCAGACAGAGAAAACAGCGGCTAAACCCGCTCAGAATGCAGTATCTGATCGACAAGCCGAGCTGTGGCCGAACGCCCGACGGATCCACATTGCTGTTTGACCGCAACGACGACAGTACAATGCTGGTGCCGCACGAGTCAGATTTTGACAATGTGTTACTGTCTGGAAATGCCGGACTGATTGGATTCACACGAGAACAAGCAGCGTCAAGCGACGTTATGATCATGTACTACGATCCCGATCCTCAAAACAGGTTTGTGCGACAGATTGTGAGCGTTGTGAACAGTCAGACGCGAGATATGGAGGTATTGGCGTACGAAGGAATACTCTACATTTACAAGGGCGACGTTCTAACTCCATTATGGGCCGATTTGGAGTTTCATCCGACAGGAAATCGCATTTCGGAGCCTCTTTTCGCCAAGCTGGGGTTTGAAGATCTTAGAAGCGACGATTATGTGCACAAGAATGGCCCCATGAAGGTCACCAAGGTGGCGTCGGGAGTTAGACCGGAGATGCTGGCCATGAATCTGGTTCAGAGAagagtggaggaggtgggaggaggaagatTGAGACGGCTCAAACTGCATTTTTCAAACGATGGGCGGTTCGCGGCCTCTCATTTGTCAGGAGGACGAATTGTCGCCGATATTGGCACCGGAACGACTTACATTGTCAAAGACGAGGGAGACGAAGATGGTAATCAGAACTTCATCTTTGTAGGCCGCACTAAGGACAACAACAAACCTGTGTTTTACCGGTGGAAGAGAGACTTTGGGCTGGGGTTTCTGGCCaacctggagaagattcAGAGGAAGGACCGTACCAGTTTCTATCTCATGCCCAACCCCGACACTACTACGGACCTTTCTCTACCTGTTCGGGCCGATCTTCCTGCACCGGTTCCTCTGATGCGGTTTTCACCTGGAACTGCGGCTTTTTCACGAGTCATGCTTGGAATGGATCCcaatcctcctcctccaccgcctCCTCCCAAGCCCCCCGTCATTCCAGAGCATACGGTGCAGGACCAAAAGGCGCTGGAACGAGACAGACAGCTGCAGGGAGGCGAAACAACGCTGATGGGCGACTGGCTGGACGCCAGGGACAAGTTTGAGACGCATGATGAGAGCCTGGCGACGATTGAGGCGAGAAAGGAGGCCGATCTGGCGTTGTTGAACAAGCGCAAGAGCAAGATCAAGCTGTATCGGTTTGAGCGGCCGAGATGGAGGATCTGA
- a CDS encoding CBS/PB1 domain-containing protein (Compare to YALI0D18106g, similar to CA5008|IPF12577 Candida albicans IPF12577 unknown function) gives MSRNTPSRFSNYSGTSGTQSPIDSLTESRKRQSKKDEAIRRKLETDLSKRSHVRPKPTKKIVSGTVMALKPSPAVTIKPKTSVSEAAQLMSAKRENCVLVIEDDNISGIFTAKDLAFKVVGSGLDASVTTVDQIMTRNPLYATTNTSATEGLNLMVNKGFRHLPVMDENNEVSGILDITKCYHEAMEKLERAYQSSRKLYDALEGVQTELGSSQPAQIINYVEALKQRMEGPDLESVLDGTPPTYVDVRTTVFEAASLMKQNHTTAVLVTDHDQVKGIFTSKDVVLRVIAAGLDPKNCSVIRVMTPHPDVAPQNMSIQVALRTMHEGRYLNLPVMGPNAELVGVVDVLKLTYATLEQINTMSTGDSEGPAWNKFWMSLDDGSEAGSETNSHNRIMSPVSVSSPEVSHSELAQFGVGEVGPSDSISTDGYDRPGSNAAGMIATMPFQFKFKSPSGRNHRLTVVPNAGVTALRTSISDKLSVGDVELVTQNYAISYIDDEGDIVAITSDQDLLDAVSITRRAGLEKADLFIHHPDNEVKPVVTQKLEDSVEIPVKAAAAPAPEIIPGLSNDLLLPGAVAVVAAACAVAFSLGRAR, from the coding sequence ATGTCTCGAAACACGCCGTCGCGGTTCTCCAACTACTCGGGCACGTCCGGCACGCAGAGCCCAATCGACTCGCTGACGGAATCGCGAAAACGACAGTCGAAAAAGGACGAGGCGATCCGCCGAAAGCTGGAGACAGATCTCAGCAAAAGAAGCCATGTCCGCCCCAAACCAaccaagaagattgtgTCCGGCACGGTCATGGCGCTCAAACCGTCGCCCGCCGTCACCATCAAGCCCAAGACGTCGGTGTCCGAGGCGGCACAGCTCATGAGCGCAAAGAGAGAAAACTGCGTGCTGGTGATTGAAGATGACAACATTAGCGGCATCTTCACAGCCAAAGACCTGGCGTTCAAGGTCGTGGGCTCGGGCCTCGATGCCTCCGTCACCACCGTCGACCAGATCATGACTCGTAACCCGCTCTacgccaccaccaacaccagTGCCACCGAAGGTCTCAATCTCATGGTCAACAAGGGCTTCCGTCATCTGCCCGTCATGGACGAAAACAACGAGGTCTCCGGTATTCTGGATATCACAAAGTGCTACCATGAGGccatggagaagctggagcgCGCCTACCAGAGCTCTCGAAAGCTGTACGACGCCCTGGAAGGTGTGCAGACAGAGCTGGGATCGTCGCAGCCCGCCCAGATCATCAACTACGTCGAGGCTCTCAAACAACGCATGGAGGGCCCCGACCTGGAGTCTGTGCTCGACGGCACGCCACCCACTTATGTTGATGTCCGAACCACCGTATTCGAGGCTGCCTCTCTCATGAAACAGAACCACACCACCGCCGTGCTGGTGACCGACCACGACCAGGTCAAGGGTATCTTCACCAGTAAGGATGTCGTTCTGCGAGTCATTGCTGCCGGTCTGGACCCCAAGAACTGCTCCGTCATCCGCGTCATGACCCCCCATCCTGACGTGGCTCCTCAAAACATGTCCATCCAGGTCGCCCTCCGAACCATGCATGAGGGCCGATACCTGAACCTGCCTGTGATGGGCCCCAACGCCGAGCTTGTGGGTGTTGTCGATGTGCTCAAACTCACCTACGCCACTCTGGAGCAGATCAACACTATGAGCACCGGTGACTCCGAGGGTCCTGCATGGAACAAGTTCTGGATGTCGTTGGACGACGGCTCCGAGGCTGGCTCCGAGACCAATAGCCACAACCGCATCATGTCgcctgtttctgtgtcgtcTCCGGAAGTGAGCCACTCCGAGCTCGCCCAATTTGGTGTGGGAGAGGTGGGTCCCTCCGattccatctccaccgaTGGCTACGACCGGCCAGGCAGCAACGCCGCTGGAATGATTGCGACCATGCCCTTCCagttcaagttcaagtcTCCCAGCGGCCGAAACCACCGTCTTACAGTCGTGCCCAATGCTGGTGTTACTGCTCTCAGAACATCCATTTCCGACAAACTGTCTGTGGGCGACGTGGAGCTTGTGACGCAAAACTATGCCATCAGTTACATTGATGACGAGGGCGATATTGTGGCCATCACATCCGACCAAGATCTGCTGGATGCTGTTTCCATCACCCGACGGGCTggtctggagaaggccgaTCTGTTTATCCATCATCCCGATAATGAAGTCAAGCCTGTGGTGAcgcagaagctggaggactcTGTGGAAATTCCCGTCAAGGCCGccgctgctcctgctccgGAAATCATCCCTGGTCTGAGTAAtgatctgctgctgcctggTGCGGTTGCTgtggttgctgctgcttgcGCTGTTGCTTTCAGTCTTGGCCGAGCCAGATAG
- a CDS encoding uncharacterized protein (Compare to YALI0D18084g, some similarities with uniprot|P40059 Saccharomyces cerevisiae YER088c DOT6 involved in derepression of telomeric silencing) — protein sequence MNTDRPELGSPEQSSLSQQQQQHTQQHTQQHTQQHTQQQQPVVGQSIPPSSNVSQQQQQQPPIVPTPQPPLPLTTPTEPPLHSSYSNYFRPYTSSGVVGGPPASTSPYRNYSMTRYSSTPYMMSQTTSTHLPNPQTYYHESAFGSLGDKDMDVGGVTNTVASSSGTKNEFRVAPMRNSKAKFTADDDELLIELKENQKYSWKRIAQHFPGRTPGALQVRYCTKLRKKSQNWTSEDLKDLTKAVQDYHNEKWHIVAQKMDNKFTSNACREQYELLTSATRWQ from the coding sequence ATGAACACCGACCGCCCCGAGCTGGGGTCTCCGGAACAGTCGTCCTTGtcccagcaacagcagcaacacacacagcaacacacacagcaacacacacagcaacacacgcagcaacaacaacctgTGGTGGGACAGTCCATACCCCCATCATCCAATGTGtcacaacagcaacagcaacagccgCCGATAGTACCGACTCCACAACCGCCGCTGCCACTAACAACGCCAACAGAGCCTCCCCTGCATAGCTCATATAGCAACTACTTTCGACCCTACACGTCTTCAGGAGTGGTAGGTGGCCCGCCGGCCTCCACCTCGCCCTATCGCAACTACTCCATGACCCGCTACTCGTCCACGCCCTACATGATGAGCCAGACAACCTCCACCCATCTGCCCAACCCCCAGACATACTATCATGAGAGTGCCTTTGGCAGTCTTGGAGACAAGGACATGGACGTTGGAGGAGTGACCAACACGGTAGCGTCATCGTCGGGCACCAAGAATGAGTTCCGCGTGGCGCCCATGCGCAATTCAAAGGCCAAGTTCACGGCGGACGACGATGAACTCCTCATCGAGCTCAAGGAAAACCAAAAGTACTCGTGGAAGAGGATAGCGCAGCATTTCCCTGGACGCACGCCGGGCGCTCTACAGGTGCGATATTGTACCAAGCTACGCAAAAAGTCTCAGAACTGGACGTCGGAGGACCTGAAGGATCTCACCAAGGCGGTACAGGACTACCACAATGAAAAATGGCACATTGTCGCGCAGAAGATGGACAACAAGTTCACCTCCAATGCGTGCAGAGAACAATACGAGTTGTTGACCAGTGCCACCAGGTGGCAGTAG
- a CDS encoding mitochondrial 54S ribosomal protein mL44 (Compare to YALI0D18150g, weakly similar to uniprot|P36516 Saccharomyces cerevisiae YMR024w MRPL3 ribosomal protein of the large subunit mitochondrial, similar to Saccharomyces cerevisiae MRPL3 (YMR024W); ancestral locus Anc_2.574), with amino-acid sequence MIRTSRLLRVSRVAVSRSRLITCAPRSFTSDHKPKTPPQAPTMDPTALRYPNSDLSVNLRDVAKGDYLVPGDLARQSPALKTLHARLGLPEALPLSTLAQCLTCPEADTVGEDGRKLADNYGMSVFGGSLLKYHVTEKFVVQYPRLPLPILNSLLDSHLSLRSLTRLAESWGVETDRRSAFERHMSNDSLANTLGYLRYKPVEDDVSNASKDGVFDSYTPRSDVKKYNQKQKKNSQHNYDSQVYVFDSSAPEGYERSAARFVQALVAAIHAHVSRDEALKFIDNFILSRAVDVESLFSFNQPHKEIVRVCAREGLERPEARLMAETGRLSKAPVFVVGVFSGKHKLGEGQGASLAEAKIRASVNALKGYYLYSPIEQTRPQEEGYNGTFIDKGPVVI; translated from the coding sequence ATGATTCGAACCAGTCGACTTTTGCGGGTGTCTCGAGTGGCCGTGTCCCGGTCCAGACTCATCACGTGCGCCCCGAGAAGCTTCACCTCTGACCACAAACCCAAGACTCCTCCCCAGGCCCCCACCATGGACCCCACAGCTCTTCGGTACCCCAACTCTGATCTGAGTGTCAATCTTCGAGACGTGGCCAAGGGCGACTACCTCGTCCCCGGTGACTTGGCCCGACAGTCGCCTGCTCTCAAAACTCTGCATGCTCGTCTTGGTCTGCCCGAGGCTCTGCCGTTGTCTACTCTGGCCCAGTGTCTGACCTGTCCCGAGGCCGACACTGTGGGAGAGGACGGCCGAAAGCTGGCCGACAACTACGGCATGTCTGTGTTTGGCGGCAGTCTGCTCAagtatcacgtgacggagAAGTTTGTGGTCCAGTACCCCCGGCTTCCTCTACCCATTCTCAACTCACTGCTGGACTCCCATCTGAGTCTGCGATCTCTGACTCGTCTGGCCGAGTCCTGGGGTGTCGAGACCGACCGACGATCTGCCTTTGAGCGACACATGTCCAACGACTCGCTCGCAAACACCCTGGGTTACCTGAGATACAAGCccgtggaggacgacgtCAGCAACGCCTCCAAGGACGGTGTGTTCGACTCCTACACTCCCCGATCCGACGTGAAGAAATACAACCAGAAGCAAAAGAAAAACTCGCAGCACAACTACGACTCGCAGGTCTACGTGTTTGACTCGTCAGCTCCCGAGGGCTACGAGCGATCGGCTGCCCGGTTTGTGCAGGCTCTGGTGGCCGCCATCCACGCACACGTGTCGCGAGACGAGGCGCTTAAGTTCATCGACAACTTCATTCTGTCGCGAGCCGTCGACGTTGAGTcgctcttctccttcaaccAGCCccacaaggagattgtgcgAGTGTGTGCACGAGAGGGACTGGAGCGACCTGAGGCCCGACTCATGGCCGAGACCGGCCGTCTGTCCAAGGCCCCCGTctttgttgttggtgtctTTTCCGGCAAGCACAAgcttggagaaggccaGGGAGCGTCGCttgccgaggccaagatCCGAGCTTCGGTCAACGCTCTCAAGGGATACTACCTGTACTCCCCCATTGAGCAGACCCGACCCCAGGAAGAGGGGTACAATGGGACTTTTATCGACAAGGGTCCCGTTGTTATTTAG